GAGAAAGCCGCTTCACCTGCGAGCTGCTTAGGCTTAAATTCGCCGAACTGATTTACCTGCTACTGGACAGTCCTTACCAGAAGCTCATCCTGTCTTTTCTGTTGGATGCGGCACGAGGGGAGAATCCGTCCATCTCATCCGTTGTCGGCAGCAATCTCTATTCTTCCGCCACCATCAATGAACTGGCGCTGCTATCGGGAAGAAGCCTGTCGAGCTTCAAACGCGAGTTTTCTCTCCAATACGGAGAACCGCCCCGCAGTTGGATACGCAAGAAAAAATTGGAACGCGCCGCCTACCTACTCAAAACGTCTGACAAGACTATAGAAGAGATATCCGAAGCCAGCGGTTTCACCAGTACCCCTCACTTCGCACGCCTGTTCAAAGAACATTACCAACATACGCCTACCGAATATAGGACCAAACAGACAAAAAGCTGAACCAAACAGACAAGCCGCCTTCTACTTTTTCCGCCTATCTTTGCCATATCAATAAATATATAAAAAAGATAGCCTTATGAAAAAGAACAAACTGTTTATTTTACTCGTGATTATTGTTCAGGCTGCCGTAGCCGGTTGTCAGAACAAACAAAACAAGAACAACAATGAAAGCGCAACAGCAGAGAAACAACCAACGGTAATCAATGAAAATATCCGTTTCTGCGAAAGTACTTACCCCTATGAAGACGGTATCCTGATTGGAAACTTCGGCACCGAGCAACTCAATCCGCTCAATAACGAGAAGAAAGGTTACATAAACTACTATAAAGACGGCAAAACAAACGTACTGATTGCAGCTGACGGCAATCTATCTGCTCCCAAAGGCATGTTTATCAGAAGCCATCGTCTTTTTATCTCTGATGTCAACAAAATCGTAGTCTACAACCTCAAAGCATTGAAAGAAGCTCCCGAAATCATCACTTTCCCGGAAGATGATTTATTTATCAATGATTTGGCAGCTGATGGCAACACGTTATACGCTTCAGTGACCAATAGCGGAAGAATCTATCGGATCGACATCGCCAACCCTGTTAAAATGACCAGTTCCGTTCCTGTCAAATGGCTTGATGTCACAGGACCGAACGGAATCATCATTGATAATGGCATCATGTATGTCGCTTCTTATCCGGCGGACGGAAATACTACAGACGCTAATGTTATTTACCAAATCACGGATTTGTCAAATCCGGTAGCTGAAAAGTTCATCAGCCTTCCGGGCCAATACGACGGGATAGCTCTGTCAACCGACAAGAAAACGATGTATATAACAAACTGGACACCTGCCGGAATCAGCACCATTGATATGTCTACGAAAAAAATTACTCCATTAGCGACAACGGAAAAGTTTGCAGGCCCGGCAGACATCACTGTAATTAATGACACTATGTATATACCCGATTTACCTAATAGCCGCATGGTTATTCTACCGTTATAGCCCAATAGTACCTTTACCAAAGAGCCTTTTCGAAAAGAAAAAAACGGCACCTCGATTCACATCGCAGCACCGTCACAACACAAACACAAAATAAAACACGACAAAACTACTATGCAATCTTCCTGTTATGCCGGGGAGGCATGTCTTGCTCACCTATCTATATTCGCATACCCATAAGAAGCTTTATCAGGCGATTTGCATAATTAAAAACATACGGATTGGAATTTTGTTCACGGAAGTTTGAAAAAAATAAGACTGGAACCGGATTTTAACAAAAAAAACGGCACCCCGATTCACATCGCAGCACCGTCACAACACAAACACAAAATAAAACACGACAAAACTACTATGCAATCTTCCTGTTATGCCGGGGAGGCATATTCACTGACTCACATATATTCGCATACCTACAAGCAGTCATCAGGCGATTTGCATATATAAAACATACAGTTTTCGGTTTTGTTCACGAAAAAATATGTTTTAGGTCTATTTTTTATCTTTGTAATCTTTCAGAAAGCCTTCCATCAGCCATTTAGCCAATGCCTGGCGATTGGAATTTATAACCAGACGGCGCTGGTCGAAAGTATTTTGGATATTGCCCAGTTCCACAAAAACGGAAGCGGGAGTAGTATGGGAAAGCACATACAGATTGCGTCCGTTCACTGTCCCGGAAAATCCCCGGTTCGGCTGATGCTTTCCGTATTTCGATTCAAATGTATCTTTCATATTATTTGCCAAACGCTTGCTTTCTGCTTTCTTGTTCGAATGATAGAAAAAGACATCGGTCTGTTTCCCTTTGCTGCGGCTATCTATATGAATGAAGATTGCCCGGCAGTAAGAGTAATTCTTACGGTCTTTCTGGTAAAGGGTATTTATCTTATTGCAACGTTGCTGAAGGCGCTGTACCTGGTTCAACGGAATCGCG
The DNA window shown above is from Bacteroides faecium and carries:
- a CDS encoding YncE family protein, translated to MKKNKLFILLVIIVQAAVAGCQNKQNKNNNESATAEKQPTVINENIRFCESTYPYEDGILIGNFGTEQLNPLNNEKKGYINYYKDGKTNVLIAADGNLSAPKGMFIRSHRLFISDVNKIVVYNLKALKEAPEIITFPEDDLFINDLAADGNTLYASVTNSGRIYRIDIANPVKMTSSVPVKWLDVTGPNGIIIDNGIMYVASYPADGNTTDANVIYQITDLSNPVAEKFISLPGQYDGIALSTDKKTMYITNWTPAGISTIDMSTKKITPLATTEKFAGPADITVINDTMYIPDLPNSRMVILPL